A region from the Leopardus geoffroyi isolate Oge1 chromosome E3, O.geoffroyi_Oge1_pat1.0, whole genome shotgun sequence genome encodes:
- the LOC123589762 gene encoding NFATC2-interacting protein isoform X1, whose translation MAEPVRKRGRRSRGGGVGRGACGSRGGWGRRPRVPRSPGRPTLDSVFVDLVSDSDEDILEVATTRSAADSVEVPHPEPPVPAAPRDDSDSDSEGADAPPAGAPRAPVRRRRRLLLDPGEAPVVPVYSGKVKSSLHLIPDHLSLLKLCPPEAEEEADMADSSSPHAEDVPFPDSPWKKKLRSRDAEEKTKEVFLFQDTSPLSPPPPRTKSRKHTRALQKLREVNKRLQDLRSCLSPKQHQGQDHQNQEDEVVLVEGPTLPSSPRLFPLKIRCRADVIRLPMRMSEPLQSVVDHMATHLGVSPSRILLLFGETELSPTATPRTLKLGVADIIDCVVLASSPETSEMSRLLQLRVQGKEKHQVLEVSLSPDSPLKTLMSRYEEAMGLSGHKLSFFFDGAKLSGKELPADLGMESGDLIEVWG comes from the exons ATGGCGGAGCCGGTGAGGAAACGGGGCCGCCGATCCCGGGGCGGCGGTGTCGGCCGGGGGGCTTGCGGGTCCCGGGGCGGCTGGGGCCGGCGTCCTCGCGTCCCTCGGTCTCCAGGCCGGCCCACCCTGGACTCGGTGTTTGTGGACTTGGTCAGCGACAGCGACGAAGATATCCTGGAGGTCGCAACAACGCGCAGCGCTGCGGACTCGGTCGAAGTCCCTCACCCGGAGCCCCCAGTGCCGGCTGCCCCCCGGGACGACAGCGACAGTGACAGCGAAGGGGCGGACGCACCGCCCGCCGGAGCCCCGCGGGCCCCGgtcaggcggcggcggcggctgctgctggATCCGGGGGAGGCACCGGTTGTTCCGGTGTACTCCGGGAAG GTGAAAAGCAGCCTTCATCTCATCCCAGATCACCTGTCCCTCCTGAAACTCTGTCCTCCAGAAGCTGAGGAAG aggcCGATATGGCAGATTCTAGCAGTCCGCATGCTGAAGATGTCCCGTTTCCAGATTCCCCCTGGAAGAAGAAGCTGAGGAGTAGAGATGcagaagagaagacaaaggagGTGTTTCT GTTTCAAGACACCTCTCCTTTGTCTCCGCCTCCTCCGAGAACCAAAAGCAGGAAGCATACTCGGGCACTCCAGAAGTTAAG GGAGGTGAACAAACGCCTGCAAGATCTCCGTTCCTGCCTGAGTCCCAAGCAGCACCAGGGCCAAGACCACCAGAACCAAGAGGATGAGGTGGTCCTAGTGGAGGGTCCCACCCTTCCATCGAGCCCCCGGCTCTTCCCACTGAAAATCAGGTGCCGGGCTGATGTGATCAGGTTGCCCATGAGGATG TCGGAGCCCCTACAGAGTGTGGTGGACCACATGGCCACCCATCTCGGGGTGTCCCCAAGCAGGATCCTTTTGCTCTTCGGAGAGACAGAGCTGTCCCCCACTGCCACTCCCAGGACCCTAAAGCTTGGAGTGGCTGACATCATTG ACTGCGTGGTGCTAGCAAGTTCTCCGGAGACCTCAGAGATGTCCCGCCTGCTCCAGCTGCGGGTGCAGGGCAAGGAGAAACACCAGGTGCTGGAAGTCTCGCTGTCTCCG GATTCTCCTCTCAAGACCCTCATGTCCCGCTACGAGGAGGCCATGGGACTCTCAGGCCACAAGCTCTCCTTCTTCTTTGATGGGGCAAAGCTTTCAGGCAAGGAGCTGCCCGCTGATCTGGGCATGGAATCTGGGGACCTCATTGAGGTCTGGGGCTGA
- the LOC123589762 gene encoding NFATC2-interacting protein isoform X2: MAEPVKSSLHLIPDHLSLLKLCPPEAEEEADMADSSSPHAEDVPFPDSPWKKKLRSRDAEEKTKEVFLFQDTSPLSPPPPRTKSRKHTRALQKLREVNKRLQDLRSCLSPKQHQGQDHQNQEDEVVLVEGPTLPSSPRLFPLKIRCRADVIRLPMRMSEPLQSVVDHMATHLGVSPSRILLLFGETELSPTATPRTLKLGVADIIDCVVLASSPETSEMSRLLQLRVQGKEKHQVLEVSLSPDSPLKTLMSRYEEAMGLSGHKLSFFFDGAKLSGKELPADLGMESGDLIEVWG; this comes from the exons ATGGCGGAGCCG GTGAAAAGCAGCCTTCATCTCATCCCAGATCACCTGTCCCTCCTGAAACTCTGTCCTCCAGAAGCTGAGGAAG aggcCGATATGGCAGATTCTAGCAGTCCGCATGCTGAAGATGTCCCGTTTCCAGATTCCCCCTGGAAGAAGAAGCTGAGGAGTAGAGATGcagaagagaagacaaaggagGTGTTTCT GTTTCAAGACACCTCTCCTTTGTCTCCGCCTCCTCCGAGAACCAAAAGCAGGAAGCATACTCGGGCACTCCAGAAGTTAAG GGAGGTGAACAAACGCCTGCAAGATCTCCGTTCCTGCCTGAGTCCCAAGCAGCACCAGGGCCAAGACCACCAGAACCAAGAGGATGAGGTGGTCCTAGTGGAGGGTCCCACCCTTCCATCGAGCCCCCGGCTCTTCCCACTGAAAATCAGGTGCCGGGCTGATGTGATCAGGTTGCCCATGAGGATG TCGGAGCCCCTACAGAGTGTGGTGGACCACATGGCCACCCATCTCGGGGTGTCCCCAAGCAGGATCCTTTTGCTCTTCGGAGAGACAGAGCTGTCCCCCACTGCCACTCCCAGGACCCTAAAGCTTGGAGTGGCTGACATCATTG ACTGCGTGGTGCTAGCAAGTTCTCCGGAGACCTCAGAGATGTCCCGCCTGCTCCAGCTGCGGGTGCAGGGCAAGGAGAAACACCAGGTGCTGGAAGTCTCGCTGTCTCCG GATTCTCCTCTCAAGACCCTCATGTCCCGCTACGAGGAGGCCATGGGACTCTCAGGCCACAAGCTCTCCTTCTTCTTTGATGGGGCAAAGCTTTCAGGCAAGGAGCTGCCCGCTGATCTGGGCATGGAATCTGGGGACCTCATTGAGGTCTGGGGCTGA